From the Oryza glaberrima chromosome 5, OglaRS2, whole genome shotgun sequence genome, one window contains:
- the LOC127773043 gene encoding wall-associated receptor kinase-like 20 yields MASSSLSRRALLLFFLEVAVAMALLLPGGHARVCPPCGSTEVPYPLSTADGCGDPEYKVRCAAAAAGGTAPTLLFDALNGTSYPITSISPASQRLVVSPAPFVSPGACVSVGAAASRGVQLDPSRPFNVSSSNTVMLLNCTELLLRSPLNCSSNSLCHAYAGAAGSTASACAPLPLCCTFVAGGSSTSYRIRLGPQSCSAYRSFVGLDPSQPPATWGSRLGLELQWATPREPLCRTQADCEDGAAATCADDPSATGGAGTVRRCLCVSGLVWNPIAGACQQQNLTDSGSNHAPLIAGIVCGLGGALLVATAGLFAYRRQHRIRLAKEKLAKEREEILNANNSSGRTAKNFSGRELRRATANFSRDNLLGAGGYGEVYRGVLADGTVVAVKCAKLGNTKSTEQVLNEVRVLSQVNHRSLVRLLGCCVDLEQPLMVYEFIPNGTLADHLYGPLSHPPLPWRRRLAIAHHTAQGIAYLHFSAVPPIYHRDIKSSNILLDERMDGKVSDFGLSRLAEQGLSHVSTCAQGTLGYLDPEYYRNYQLTDKSDVYSFGVVLLELLTCKRAIDFGRGADDVNLAVHVQRAAEEERLMDVVDPVLKDNATQLQCDTIKALGFLALGCLEERRQNRPSMKEVAEEIEYIMNIEAGNAHLKELHSL; encoded by the exons atggcgagctcgagcttgtcGCGCCgtgccctcctcctcttcttcttggaggTAGCCGTCGCCATGGCGCTGCTTCTTCCGGGCGGTCACGCGCGAGTGTGCCCGCCGTGCGGCTCGACGGAGGTGCCGTACCCGCTGAGCACGGCGGACGGGTGCGGCGACCCGGAGTACAAGGtccggtgcgcggcggcggcggcggggggcacGGCGCCCACGCTCCTGTTCGACGCGCTCAACGGCACGTCGTACCCGATCACCTCCATCTCCCCGGCGTCGCAGCGCCTGGtggtgtcgccggcgccgttcgTGTCGCCGGGCGCGTGCGTGtcggtgggcgcggcggcgtcccGCGGCGTGCAGCTGGACCCGTCGCGGCCGTTCAACGTCAGCTCGTCCAACACCGTCATGCTGCTCAACTGCAcggagctgctgctgcggtcGCCGCTCAACTGCTCCTCCAACTCGCTCTGCCACGCCTACGCGGGCGCCGcggggtcgacggcgtcggcgtgcgcgccgctgccgctgtgcTGCACGTTCGTGGCGGGGGGCTCGTCGACGTCGTACCGCATCCGGCTGGGCCCGCAGTCGTGCAGCGCGTACCGGAGCTTCGTGGGGCTGGACccgtcgcagccgccggcgacgtggggcaGCCGCCTCGGGCTGGAGCTGCAGTGGGCGACGCCGAGGGAGCCGCTGTGCCGCACGCAGGCCGACTgcgaggacggcgccgccgccacctgcgccGACGACCCGTCGGCAACCGGAGGCGCGGGCACGGTCCGGCGCTGCCTGTGCGTGTCCGGGCTCGTCTGGAATCCCATCGCTGGCGCGTGCCAGCAGCAGA ATCTCACGGATAGCGGATCCAACCATGCGCCTCTCATTGCTG GGATCGTGTGCGGCCTAGGCGGCGCGCTGCTGGTGGCGACTGCAGGACTGTTCGCTTATCGGCGGCAGCACCGCATCCGGCTGGCCAAGGAGAAGCTGGCCAAGGAGCGCGAGGAGATCCTCAACGCGAACAACTCGAGCGGCCGCACCGCCAAGAACTTCTCCGGGCGAGAGCTGAGGCGCGCCACTGCCAACTTCTCCCGCGACAACctgctcggcgccggcggctacgGCGAGGTGTACAGGGGCGTCCTCGCGGACGGCACCGTGGTGGCCGTCAAGTGCGCCAAGCTCGGCAACACCAAGTCCACGGAGCAGGTCCTGAACGAGGTGCGCGTGCTGTCGCAGGTGAACCACCGCAGCCTCGTCCGCCTGCTCGGCTGCTGCGTCGACCTGGAGCAGCCTCTGATGGTGTACGAGTTCATCCCCAACGGCACGCTGGCCGACCACCTGTACGGCCCCCTCAGCCACCCCCCGctcccgtggcggcggcggctggccatCGCGCACCACACGGCGCAGGGCATCGCGTACCTGCACTTCTCCGCTGTTCCGCCCATCTACCACCGGGACATCAAGTCGAGCAACATACTCCTCGACGAGCGGATGGATGGCAAGGTATCCGACTTTGGGCTGTCCCGGCTGGCGGAGCAGGGGTTGAGCCACGTCTCGACGTGCGCGCAGGGGACGCTGGGTTACCTCGACCCGGAGTACTACCGGAACTACCAGCTCACCGACAAGAGCGACGTGTATAGCTTCGGTGTCGTGCTGTTGGAGCTTCTGACGTGCAAGCGCGCCATTGACTTTGGCCGTGGCGCCGACGATGTCAACTTGGCCGTGCACGTGCAACGGGCAGCAGAGGAGGAGCGCCTTATGGATGTCGTGGACCCGGTGTTGAAGGATAACGCCACACAGCTGCAATGCGACACCATCAAGGCTCTCGGGTTTCTTGCGTTAGGATGCCTCGAGGAACGCCGCCAAAACCGGCCATCCATGAAGGAGGTTGCAGAGGAGATCGAATACATTATGAATATCGAGGCCGGCAACGCTCATCTCAAGGAGCTGCACAGCTTATGA